A genomic region of Paenibacillus sp. PL2-23 contains the following coding sequences:
- a CDS encoding IS1380 family transposase, whose protein sequence is MKIQFTQSKEILLTTHAGLAAVGALLSHTQLSQRLNRSAVKGMENPIHGNGEVMKSYLGLLCQGKSDFDHIEPFRKDTVFQTCLGIRKVPSSPTLRQRLDAAAQTIDANWNDILLQESADLIRNLNAPVTGLDAGEHTVIPLDIDVSPFDNSGTKKEGVSLTYKGTFGYAPIFAYLGREGYGVNLQLREGSTHSQKDGADFLRETIHYARRITSDRLLVRMDSAHDSLENLQVCHAEKDVDYIIKVNLRGASKESWLRVAEDKGISCEQRPGKTTYIGAITFPQKDFDCNLRQVFQVIVRTIDRDGQVLMFPDVEVNVYWTSLTCSPWRVIELYRDHGTSEQFHSELKTDLDLERLPAGKFDTNELVLHAGVFAYNLLRIMGQESLRQDDAPIRGGVGRRRIRTVIQNIIYIAARVSRHARQTSFNFGRYSPWFQTVRRIYQAFA, encoded by the coding sequence ATGAAGATCCAATTCACCCAATCTAAGGAAATCCTCTTAACAACGCATGCAGGCTTGGCTGCGGTCGGTGCGCTGCTTTCCCATACACAGTTGTCTCAGCGTCTTAATCGCTCAGCCGTTAAAGGAATGGAGAATCCGATCCACGGGAACGGCGAAGTCATGAAAAGCTATCTTGGTCTGCTCTGCCAAGGTAAAAGCGATTTCGACCACATCGAGCCTTTTCGCAAAGATACGGTGTTTCAAACATGCCTGGGTATTCGCAAAGTGCCTTCAAGCCCTACGCTCCGTCAGCGACTGGATGCCGCTGCACAAACAATAGATGCCAATTGGAATGACATTCTGTTGCAGGAATCTGCCGACCTCATCCGAAACCTCAATGCCCCGGTAACTGGACTTGACGCAGGCGAGCATACGGTCATACCGCTGGACATTGACGTTTCGCCGTTCGATAACTCCGGCACCAAAAAAGAAGGTGTCTCCCTCACGTACAAAGGAACATTTGGATATGCCCCCATCTTTGCCTATTTGGGCCGAGAAGGGTATGGCGTAAATCTTCAATTGCGTGAAGGTAGTACACACAGCCAGAAAGATGGTGCTGATTTCCTTCGGGAAACGATTCATTACGCTCGTCGCATTACAAGTGATCGTCTACTCGTCCGTATGGATTCTGCTCACGATAGTCTTGAAAACTTGCAAGTTTGCCACGCGGAGAAAGATGTTGACTACATCATTAAAGTCAATCTTCGCGGCGCTTCCAAAGAAAGCTGGCTGCGAGTAGCCGAAGACAAAGGGATATCTTGTGAGCAACGCCCTGGGAAGACCACCTACATCGGCGCGATTACATTTCCACAGAAAGACTTCGATTGTAACCTGCGTCAAGTGTTCCAAGTCATCGTGCGTACGATCGATCGGGATGGGCAGGTGCTCATGTTTCCAGATGTGGAAGTGAACGTTTACTGGACATCTCTGACTTGCTCGCCATGGCGTGTCATTGAGCTTTATCGCGATCATGGCACAAGCGAGCAATTTCATAGTGAGCTTAAGACCGATCTAGATTTGGAGCGATTGCCGGCAGGCAAGTTCGATACGAATGAGCTAGTCCTGCACGCTGGCGTATTCGCCTATAACCTGCTTCGCATCATGGGACAAGAAAGCTTACGTCAAGATGATGCACCGATTCGTGGAGGCGTCGGGCGCCGTCGTATCCGAACTGTCATTCAGAACATCATCTACATCGCAGCTAGAGTCAGCCGCCATGCCCGACAAACGTCCTTCAATTTCGGCCGTTACAGTCCATGGTTCCAAACCGTTCGTCGAATCTACCAGGCATTTGCCTGA
- a CDS encoding ABC transporter permease subunit, producing MKLNWQLYVLIVPPIAWFLVFQYLPLYGIQLAFKDFIAVEGIWRSPWVGMENFERFFRSYNFWTLIRNTLEVSLYQLVLGFPAPILLALMLNEVVIVKFKKTVQMVAYAPHFISTVVIVGMLGVFLSQETGLLNIALEKLGLDQIAFLSSPSWFKTLFVTSGVWQGVGWSSIIYLAALSGVDTQLHEAAIVDGASKIQRIWHINIPGILPTIIILLILEIGGLMSIGFEKIFLMQNALNLSSSDVISTYVYRIGLLGADFSFATAVGLFNSIINCLLLLYVNAYSRRLTKTSLW from the coding sequence ATGAAGTTGAACTGGCAGTTGTACGTGCTAATTGTACCGCCGATCGCTTGGTTTCTTGTATTTCAGTATCTTCCTCTATACGGCATACAGCTGGCTTTCAAGGATTTTATTGCTGTAGAGGGAATATGGAGAAGTCCTTGGGTGGGCATGGAAAACTTTGAGCGTTTCTTTCGTTCCTATAACTTCTGGACATTGATTCGCAATACGCTTGAAGTTAGTTTATACCAACTGGTTCTCGGCTTTCCGGCACCCATTCTGCTAGCGCTCATGCTGAACGAAGTTGTAATCGTCAAGTTCAAGAAGACCGTTCAGATGGTTGCTTATGCACCTCATTTTATATCCACTGTCGTAATTGTCGGAATGCTGGGCGTATTCCTTTCTCAAGAAACAGGATTGCTCAACATAGCTCTCGAGAAGCTGGGACTAGACCAAATTGCATTCCTTTCTTCGCCGTCATGGTTCAAAACCCTGTTTGTTACTTCTGGCGTATGGCAAGGTGTGGGTTGGAGTTCCATCATATATTTGGCAGCGCTTTCAGGTGTCGATACGCAGTTGCATGAAGCAGCGATCGTAGATGGAGCTTCAAAGATTCAAAGAATATGGCATATTAACATTCCCGGCATACTTCCTACCATTATCATTTTGTTAATTCTGGAGATTGGAGGCTTAATGTCGATCGGTTTCGAAAAAATTTTTTTAATGCAAAATGCGTTGAATTTGTCTTCATCAGACGTCATATCCACTTATGTCTATCGCATTGGCTTGTTGGGGGCCGACTTCAGCTTTGCAACAGCTGTTGGATTGTTTAATTCCATCATCAATTGTCTCTTGCTCCTGTATGTTAATGCATATTCCCGTAGATTAACCAAAACTAGCCTCTGGTAA
- a CDS encoding carbohydrate ABC transporter permease — MKSNQLAQHWSDRWFDRFNLFLLSLLLIIFVYPLLFIVSASISNPNLVIAGEVWLLPKGLTLDGYKHILEYSALWVGYRNTIMYVAVGVPLSVLMTVCAAYPLSRRDFMIRNTVMGFFVFTMFFGGGMIPTYLLVKSLGLLDTFLAIIVPSMLTVWNIILTRTYFQSNIPDELWEAASIDGCTNFKFLWSIVMPLSKPILAVMVLFYAVAKWNLFFDALIYLSDRSLYPLQLILRDIIVSAQLSPDMLQGIEPSQQQLLMNLSNSMRYGVIIVASIPVMIMYPFIQKHFVKGMLVGSLKG; from the coding sequence ATGAAGAGCAACCAATTGGCTCAACACTGGTCAGATCGTTGGTTCGATCGCTTTAATCTGTTTCTTCTCTCTTTGCTGCTGATTATCTTTGTCTATCCTCTATTGTTTATTGTAAGTGCTTCCATTAGTAACCCTAATCTGGTGATCGCAGGCGAGGTATGGCTGCTTCCCAAGGGCTTAACTTTGGACGGTTATAAGCACATTTTGGAGTACAGTGCTTTATGGGTCGGCTATCGGAACACGATCATGTATGTCGCGGTTGGCGTCCCGTTATCCGTCTTGATGACGGTGTGCGCGGCTTATCCGTTATCCCGCAGGGATTTTATGATTCGAAACACAGTGATGGGATTTTTTGTGTTTACCATGTTTTTTGGCGGTGGTATGATCCCTACTTACCTGCTTGTTAAATCGCTTGGCTTGCTGGACACGTTTCTAGCCATCATCGTACCCAGCATGCTTACGGTATGGAATATTATTTTGACCCGTACTTACTTTCAATCGAACATTCCAGATGAGCTTTGGGAAGCGGCATCCATTGACGGCTGTACCAACTTCAAGTTTTTATGGAGCATTGTTATGCCACTGTCAAAGCCGATCCTTGCGGTCATGGTGTTGTTTTACGCGGTGGCCAAGTGGAATTTGTTTTTCGATGCTTTAATCTATTTGTCCGATCGTTCACTGTATCCGTTGCAGCTTATACTTAGGGACATCATTGTAAGTGCTCAATTGTCTCCAGATATGCTCCAAGGCATCGAGCCTTCCCAGCAGCAGCTGCTTATGAATTTATCCAATAGCATGAGATACGGAGTTATTATCGTGGCGAGCATTCCGGTTATGATCATGTATCCCTTTATACAGAAGCATTTCGTGAAAGGTATGCTCGTAGGGTCTCTCAAGGGCTAG
- a CDS encoding extracellular solute-binding protein → MPAEPRATASSSLPERLQNIGFQAENWPIVTEKVSVSVFGGTHPLLGAQEDWENNKMLNRLEEKTNIDLELSKVINLGTGWKEQMNLAFASGELPDFFFKSMFTKLEEMNYGKQGLLIPLEDLIAEYAPHLSSLMEEYPEIRKSITTPDGHIYTFPELNVDPISRVTANLNINHVWLENVGMKVPTTLDELYEVLVAFKTKDPNGNGKADEIPLSLSEMPNILSLMRLFGYMYGDDGMFLDPDKNQILFVPSTPEFKQYLEYFNRLYKEGLLDSESFTQKPDQITSKNGGEVTTVGAFLTNSPVLLAPGLSAKAKSDDLTIDENQRKSDYTFIVLTAPNGKKYAAGGSVVSTGRAAITKKAENPEIIVRWLDYFYSKEGGEEMWAGLKDEDYKIENDRIVFLKSDGSVATGAEAGDVRKYATLQPGGRIPHLVPETIINLLDFDLKKLKEPLAPYAQPALPSFFFAPEDLKRISAMSADIGPYIEQFAAKAITGQINLDAEWDQFQSTLKRMGSDDLLMQYQKAYEIFDSN, encoded by the coding sequence ATGCCAGCCGAACCTCGTGCAACTGCTAGCTCTTCTTTGCCTGAGAGGCTTCAGAACATCGGCTTTCAAGCCGAGAATTGGCCCATCGTCACAGAGAAGGTGAGCGTCTCCGTCTTCGGCGGAACACATCCGCTTCTTGGCGCCCAGGAGGATTGGGAAAATAATAAAATGCTCAACCGGTTGGAAGAGAAAACGAATATTGATTTGGAACTGAGCAAGGTTATTAATTTGGGCACCGGCTGGAAAGAGCAGATGAATCTCGCATTCGCTAGCGGAGAACTTCCGGATTTTTTCTTTAAATCCATGTTCACGAAGCTGGAGGAAATGAATTACGGCAAGCAAGGCTTGCTTATTCCGCTGGAAGATTTGATTGCGGAATATGCCCCTCACTTAAGCAGTCTGATGGAGGAGTATCCGGAAATACGCAAGAGTATTACGACGCCAGACGGTCATATCTATACGTTCCCTGAGTTGAATGTCGATCCCATCAGCCGAGTAACAGCCAACTTGAATATCAATCATGTTTGGCTGGAAAACGTCGGAATGAAGGTGCCGACTACACTCGACGAGCTATACGAGGTACTGGTTGCATTCAAGACCAAAGATCCGAACGGTAATGGAAAAGCCGATGAAATTCCTTTGTCGCTATCCGAAATGCCAAACATTTTGTCGTTAATGAGATTGTTCGGTTATATGTATGGCGATGACGGCATGTTCTTGGACCCTGACAAGAATCAAATTCTATTCGTTCCATCCACGCCAGAGTTCAAACAATATTTGGAATATTTTAATCGCTTATATAAAGAAGGACTGCTTGATTCGGAATCGTTCACCCAAAAGCCGGATCAAATTACGTCCAAGAATGGCGGCGAAGTGACAACTGTCGGAGCATTCCTTACGAATTCGCCGGTTCTTCTCGCTCCAGGTTTGTCCGCAAAAGCAAAAAGCGATGATCTGACGATTGATGAGAATCAAAGAAAATCCGATTACACGTTTATCGTCCTGACTGCCCCGAACGGAAAGAAGTATGCAGCTGGCGGAAGCGTGGTGTCCACGGGCCGCGCTGCCATTACGAAGAAAGCCGAAAATCCCGAAATCATCGTCAGATGGCTAGATTATTTTTACAGCAAAGAAGGCGGAGAGGAAATGTGGGCAGGACTCAAGGATGAAGATTACAAGATCGAAAACGATCGTATTGTATTCTTGAAGTCGGACGGGAGCGTTGCCACTGGAGCCGAAGCTGGCGATGTTCGAAAGTATGCAACCTTGCAACCCGGCGGTCGAATCCCCCATCTCGTGCCGGAAACCATTATTAATCTTCTTGACTTTGACCTGAAAAAGCTAAAAGAACCGCTTGCCCCCTATGCGCAGCCGGCATTGCCAAGCTTCTTCTTTGCCCCTGAAGATTTGAAGCGAATCAGCGCTATGTCGGCAGATATAGGTCCATACATTGAACAGTTTGCAGCAAAAGCGATTACGGGCCAAATCAATCTGGATGCGGAGTGGGATCAATTCCAAAGCACACTTAAGCGAATGGGCTCGGATGATTTGCTCATGCAATACCAGAAAGCCTATGAGATATTCGATAGTAACTAA
- a CDS encoding DUF4965 domain-containing protein has protein sequence MKTLRPPSVPLVTVDPYFSIWSPLGRLTERNTQHWTRKQQALTGLIRIDGKAFRFMGKPSGNVAHTMQQVSLRVEPLTSQYVFQEAGIELTLSFTTPLLMDDLDILSRPASYVSFRLQSIDGITHRVELYFDLSANVCVHTPQQEVDWERTNFIGGIRALKVGTTSQKVLHRKGDDVRIDWGYAYLVVPPCEDAATAIGSEEIRSEFIEEGSILEQIDSRKPRLAEDEAPNLAVSLSLENVGAMPVERYLVLAYDDIMSVDYFGKQLPGYWRRNGMSAEEMMVAAVLEYDDLMKRVGDVNREVMQQARIAGGEKYAEIAALAYRQAIAAHKLVAAEDGSVLFFSKENFSNGCMATVDVSYPSLPLFLLYNPELAKGMLRPIFAYASSDAWTYPFAPHDVGTYPHATGQEYGLELERQMPVEECGNMLIMAAAIALAEGDGAFAKEHWDLLSQWAFYLRENGLDPGNQLCTDDFAGHLAHNTNLSIKAIMGIAGYGILCGILGDVEGKEAAIREAREMASQWEQLAREDDHYKLAFDQPGTWSLKYNLIWDRLFQLNVFNEEISRQEIALYLKKKNKYGTPLDSRCTYTKADWLIWAASLSESAEEFGALTDPLWDFLNESMPPVPFTDWYLTIDGRMVDFINRSVVGGVFMKVLVDNGIRAYSKN, from the coding sequence ATGAAAACATTGAGACCGCCGTCCGTGCCGCTGGTTACGGTAGATCCGTATTTCAGCATCTGGTCGCCGTTAGGGAGGCTGACCGAACGAAATACGCAACATTGGACGCGCAAGCAACAGGCGTTGACGGGTTTAATTCGGATAGACGGGAAGGCTTTCCGATTCATGGGCAAGCCAAGCGGGAATGTCGCGCATACCATGCAGCAAGTGTCTTTGAGAGTTGAGCCGTTGACAAGCCAATACGTCTTTCAGGAGGCGGGGATTGAGCTCACCTTGAGCTTTACTACTCCTTTACTAATGGACGATCTTGATATCTTGTCTAGACCGGCTTCATATGTGTCGTTCCGACTTCAATCAATAGACGGTATTACCCATCGAGTGGAGCTTTATTTCGACTTGTCCGCAAATGTTTGTGTGCATACACCACAGCAGGAGGTTGATTGGGAGAGAACGAACTTTATTGGCGGCATACGAGCACTTAAAGTCGGAACGACGTCGCAGAAGGTGCTGCATCGCAAAGGAGACGATGTTCGCATCGATTGGGGTTACGCGTATTTGGTTGTTCCTCCTTGTGAGGATGCTGCAACCGCGATCGGGTCTGAGGAGATTCGCTCTGAGTTTATAGAAGAAGGCTCGATTCTGGAGCAGATTGATTCACGCAAGCCGAGGCTTGCCGAGGATGAAGCTCCGAATCTGGCTGTTAGCTTATCTCTCGAGAACGTAGGGGCAATGCCAGTGGAGCGATATCTTGTGCTAGCGTACGACGATATAATGTCTGTTGACTATTTCGGTAAGCAGCTTCCGGGCTATTGGAGGCGGAATGGAATGTCCGCGGAGGAAATGATGGTTGCTGCGGTTCTTGAGTACGACGATTTAATGAAGCGAGTAGGAGACGTTAATCGAGAGGTTATGCAGCAAGCTCGAATCGCCGGAGGCGAGAAATATGCTGAAATTGCGGCTCTAGCTTATAGGCAAGCCATAGCGGCGCATAAGTTGGTAGCTGCTGAAGATGGAAGCGTGTTGTTTTTCTCGAAAGAGAATTTCAGCAATGGCTGCATGGCCACAGTCGATGTCAGCTACCCATCGCTGCCGTTGTTTCTGCTTTATAATCCGGAGTTGGCCAAGGGCATGCTGAGGCCGATCTTTGCCTATGCGAGCTCGGATGCTTGGACATATCCATTCGCACCTCACGATGTCGGCACTTATCCTCATGCCACGGGACAAGAGTACGGACTGGAGCTGGAGCGTCAGATGCCCGTAGAGGAATGCGGCAATATGCTCATTATGGCTGCGGCGATCGCTTTGGCGGAAGGCGATGGAGCATTTGCGAAGGAGCATTGGGACCTGCTGTCGCAGTGGGCGTTTTACTTGCGGGAAAATGGTCTTGATCCCGGCAATCAGCTTTGCACGGACGACTTCGCCGGTCATCTGGCTCATAACACTAATTTGTCAATCAAGGCCATTATGGGAATCGCAGGATACGGCATATTGTGCGGCATATTAGGGGACGTCGAGGGGAAGGAAGCTGCTATCCGGGAAGCGCGCGAGATGGCTTCGCAATGGGAGCAGCTAGCACGCGAGGATGATCATTATAAATTGGCGTTCGATCAGCCTGGCACCTGGAGTCTGAAATATAATTTGATTTGGGACCGCTTGTTCCAATTGAATGTATTCAACGAGGAAATAAGCCGTCAAGAAATTGCATTGTACCTTAAGAAAAAGAACAAGTACGGCACACCCCTGGATAGCCGTTGTACATATACGAAGGCGGATTGGCTTATCTGGGCGGCTTCCTTGTCAGAATCGGCCGAAGAATTCGGGGCTCTCACAGACCCTTTGTGGGACTTCTTGAATGAAAGTATGCCGCCAGTACCGTTCACGGACTGGTACCTTACCATTGATGGACGCATGGTGGATTTCATCAATCGTTCCGTGGTTGGAGGGGTATTTATGAAGGTTTTGGTGGACAACGGCATCAGAGCATATTCGAAAAATTAA
- a CDS encoding zinc-binding dehydrogenase yields the protein MKALLLKDKGLWKDMTIGETPTPEPQAGELLMEVHAVSLNPVDYKTATNGHPHWSYPHILGLDFAGIVAAVGTGVTDWKPGDRAAVHGDLTKKGGYAEYAIAQASAAFRIPETVSFVEAASVPTAGLTAYQALFRKLPINRIESIFIHGGAGGVGGFAVQLAKWAGIKTIISSSSPENFPYVASLGAHHVVDYRDASMIAQCMNMTHHIGVDAVIDAVSRQSATDALQLLAFMGHLVFIAGPPDTSGLKPFTKVPSIHEIALGAAYSNGSERDLRDLSAMGEHLLSLIAESKISPLYYETIALDEVPKSLQRLSERHVKGKIIVKMK from the coding sequence TTGAAGGCCTTGTTGCTTAAAGATAAAGGATTATGGAAGGATATGACGATCGGCGAGACTCCAACGCCTGAGCCTCAAGCGGGGGAATTATTAATGGAGGTTCATGCTGTGTCCCTTAATCCCGTGGACTATAAAACGGCTACAAATGGTCATCCGCATTGGTCTTACCCTCATATATTAGGCCTGGATTTTGCAGGCATTGTCGCAGCAGTTGGTACTGGCGTAACTGATTGGAAGCCTGGTGATCGTGCTGCGGTTCATGGGGATTTGACCAAAAAGGGTGGATATGCGGAATATGCTATTGCCCAAGCGAGTGCAGCATTTCGTATTCCTGAAACCGTCAGCTTCGTCGAAGCTGCATCTGTTCCGACCGCAGGCTTGACTGCTTATCAAGCCCTGTTCCGCAAGCTGCCCATTAACCGCATTGAATCAATATTCATCCATGGCGGAGCGGGAGGAGTTGGCGGATTTGCCGTCCAGCTCGCCAAATGGGCAGGCATAAAAACCATCATTTCCTCCTCATCGCCGGAAAACTTCCCATACGTAGCATCACTTGGCGCCCATCATGTTGTGGATTATCGCGATGCCAGCATGATCGCTCAATGCATGAATATGACTCATCATATTGGCGTTGATGCCGTCATTGACGCAGTCAGTCGTCAGAGCGCCACAGATGCCCTCCAGCTTCTTGCCTTCATGGGACATTTGGTTTTCATTGCGGGACCACCGGATACAAGCGGCTTAAAACCATTTACCAAGGTGCCCTCCATTCATGAAATCGCTTTGGGCGCTGCCTATTCCAACGGCAGTGAGCGTGATTTGCGTGATCTGTCTGCAATGGGTGAGCATCTTCTAAGCCTCATTGCCGAATCCAAGATATCTCCGCTGTATTATGAGACGATTGCTTTGGACGAGGTGCCGAAATCGTTACAGCGGCTATCCGAAAGACACGTTAAAGGCAAAATCATTGTGAAAATGAAGTAA
- a CDS encoding helix-turn-helix domain-containing protein — translation MKELQPVYHCAINLVIDLIGSKWKVSILWYLNEGPKRYNQLKSSIIDISSKMLTQQLKELEQHQLIRRSEMDNGAVEYAVTDLGLAFKKTLVSMCQWGDYYAERTGITMETCWTDSNGI, via the coding sequence ATGAAAGAACTACAGCCTGTCTATCATTGTGCAATTAATTTGGTCATTGATCTTATCGGAAGCAAATGGAAGGTATCCATTTTATGGTACTTAAATGAAGGCCCTAAACGTTATAATCAGTTAAAATCGTCAATTATCGATATTTCCTCCAAGATGCTGACACAGCAGTTAAAAGAGCTTGAACAACATCAGCTTATTAGGCGTTCCGAGATGGATAACGGTGCGGTTGAATATGCAGTTACTGATCTTGGTCTCGCATTTAAGAAAACCTTAGTTTCCATGTGCCAATGGGGAGATTATTATGCAGAGCGAACAGGTATTACTATGGAGACGTGCTGGACGGATTCAAATGGAATATAA
- a CDS encoding ABC transporter permease subunit, whose amino-acid sequence MVVRKDGVWQELKRNKLLFLMLFPGVLYFFIFQYVPMSGIVLAFKNYTYSGGIFGSEWNGWANFDFFFRSGKAWIITRNTILYNVAFMVTGLVLQLATAIFIAEIGTRFVKKYIQSSLLFPFFISWVVVGAFIYNLFSFELGTINYYMRAWGFEPIDFYGNTEVWSYILVFFNNWKYVGYNSLIYLAAIMGIDKSLYEAADIDGASIWQRARLITLPLLTPTIMILMLLAVGHLFRGNFELFYNVIGTNGLLYDQTDVIDTYVFRSLIQSPDIGMSSAAGLYQAVLCLVVILITNYVIRKYNPDYALF is encoded by the coding sequence ATGGTAGTGAGAAAAGACGGTGTATGGCAAGAGCTGAAGCGCAACAAGCTTCTGTTCCTCATGCTTTTTCCAGGTGTATTGTACTTTTTTATCTTTCAATATGTGCCGATGAGCGGGATTGTGCTTGCCTTCAAAAATTACACGTATAGCGGGGGTATCTTCGGCAGCGAGTGGAATGGATGGGCGAACTTCGACTTCTTCTTCCGAAGCGGGAAAGCGTGGATCATTACCCGCAACACCATATTGTATAATGTTGCATTTATGGTTACGGGCCTCGTGCTTCAGCTCGCAACGGCAATCTTCATTGCCGAGATTGGGACAAGGTTTGTTAAGAAATATATTCAATCCTCACTTTTGTTCCCGTTTTTTATTTCGTGGGTCGTTGTTGGAGCATTTATCTACAATCTGTTCAGCTTCGAGCTCGGCACAATCAACTACTACATGAGAGCTTGGGGATTTGAGCCAATTGACTTCTACGGAAATACCGAGGTCTGGTCCTACATTCTTGTCTTCTTCAACAACTGGAAGTATGTCGGCTACAACTCCTTGATCTATCTGGCGGCGATTATGGGCATTGACAAGAGTCTGTACGAAGCAGCCGATATTGACGGAGCAAGCATCTGGCAGAGGGCTCGCTTAATCACCCTTCCCCTGCTCACGCCAACGATCATGATTCTGATGCTGCTGGCGGTTGGCCACTTGTTCAGAGGCAACTTCGAGCTGTTCTACAATGTCATTGGTACGAATGGCTTGCTGTATGATCAGACAGATGTGATTGACACCTATGTGTTCCGGTCACTTATTCAATCTCCAGACATCGGGATGTCTTCGGCAGCCGGGCTGTATCAAGCGGTACTGTGTCTTGTCGTCATACTTATCACGAACTACGTCATCCGCAAATACAATCCGGATTATGCGCTTTTCTAG
- a CDS encoding carbohydrate ABC transporter permease — protein MPVSKDKLIFHVIGYTFLIVLSILCLLPLLFILGGSFSSEQSVILKGFSLIPEDFSLEAYQLSFKNPKDLLNAYFISTSVVLVGTTVGLMITAMTGYVLSRRDFRYRNQFSFYIYFTSVFSGGLVPWYIMMVSYLDMKNNFLALILPALLNVFYIIVMKSFMAGLPFELIESGKVDGANELRIFFKLILPISKPVLATIGLFIALGYWNDFFAAMLFISDESLMPLQYYLYRLVNSVDTLSRIAAMTGVPIPDMPKETLKLAMTVLVVMPIIFVYPFVQRFIVGGITVGAVKG, from the coding sequence ATGCCCGTATCCAAAGACAAACTGATCTTTCATGTTATCGGCTATACGTTTCTGATTGTATTATCCATATTATGCTTGTTGCCCTTGCTCTTCATACTAGGCGGATCATTCTCCAGCGAACAGTCGGTCATCCTTAAGGGCTTCTCTCTTATTCCGGAGGACTTCTCCCTGGAGGCTTACCAGCTATCCTTCAAAAATCCGAAGGACCTGCTGAATGCCTACTTTATCTCGACTTCGGTTGTGCTTGTCGGGACCACGGTCGGTCTTATGATTACGGCGATGACAGGCTACGTGCTCTCACGAAGGGATTTCAGATATCGCAACCAGTTTTCCTTCTACATTTATTTCACTTCCGTATTCAGCGGCGGCCTTGTCCCATGGTACATCATGATGGTCTCTTATCTGGATATGAAAAATAACTTTCTGGCCTTGATCCTGCCAGCTCTGCTGAATGTGTTCTACATTATCGTCATGAAGAGCTTCATGGCTGGACTTCCCTTTGAGCTGATCGAATCCGGCAAGGTGGACGGTGCGAATGAGCTTCGGATTTTTTTCAAGCTGATTCTGCCTATATCCAAGCCGGTGCTGGCCACAATCGGGTTATTCATCGCGTTAGGCTACTGGAACGATTTCTTCGCAGCGATGTTATTCATTAGCGATGAAAGTCTAATGCCTCTTCAGTATTACCTATATCGTCTAGTGAACTCGGTGGATACCTTGTCCAGAATAGCGGCCATGACGGGTGTGCCGATTCCGGACATGCCGAAGGAGACTTTGAAGCTCGCTATGACGGTGCTAGTCGTGATGCCTATCATCTTTGTCTACCCGTTTGTTCAACGCTTCATCGTTGGTGGTATTACGGTTGGCGCGGTGAAGGGCTAA